A region of the Haematobia irritans isolate KBUSLIRL chromosome 5, ASM5000362v1, whole genome shotgun sequence genome:
TAAGGACTATATGGAATGGGAATATGAGGAGCCTaacttttatttgcattttccaGAGATCCTGCCTACTATGAATGTCAATGTCATGCTGGTTTCAATGGTGATGGTTATGTCTGTATTGAAGATCAGAATTGCTTGAATACTCCTCAATTGTGTGACATGAATGCCCAATGTTTGTCCACCAATAATGGATTGGTCTGTGTTTGTAATAAAGGTAAATATCGGGTGTTTCAAGGGAAATACAATACAGATAGTTCATAAGATTTTAATTAACCGCCAAGTATTCAGGAGCAAGATGATTTGTGCTCTCTCTGAAGGATTAGGTAGAAAACGGATAATACATCGAAAGGACTATGTTAGTTCTTTGGTATGTTTGGAAGTTACAAGAGTTTCTAAGTCGAATGGAATATGTCTGTCCATCGTTTGTACTTAGTTGTTTGCAAGGTAACTCTGGAGCCCGTTCATAGTGTGGGTGATGTGTGGGAACAATCGTTTGTTTTTAGGACTTTAAGAGCTTTGTTGTTCTCAGTCAGAGAAGTATAGCTCCGACAACCCGACTCCGCAATCGGGAGGAAACTCTCGCAAGATTTTGGGTAAGTGCAGCAGCTAGCTTACTGTTTCATTAGTGTCGCCTGGTATAGTGAACTGACAACTTGTCAGGTTTCGTCAGAAAGGTGCAGGTAGTCTCTCCATGATTCTCACCATCGATTTACCTGTTGATTTCATTATGTCTGAATGCCGGATATATATCAGCAGAAGGATATTTGGGTAGTTTCATAGAATACACCGAACGCCTCTTTAGTAAACCACCACCCTCTTCGACCACCCGGTCCAAAGCAGTATTTCAGGTTATAGCCCATTAATAGAATGGGTGCTGTGAGGAGTTTGGTTGTAGAAGACTTCAATGTCCACTATGAGTTTTGTTGTTCATAGTAGGAGGAGTATAGCCCGGGCAGAGCTAATTGATGATTTTACAATCTGATCGTTGATCTGATAGGAAACTCCCACAAAATGATGGGTGACTGCCGTAGATAGCTTAACATTTTATTAGCGTCGCCTGGTTTTGGAAACTGACAACCTGTCAGGTTCCGTCAGAAAGGTGTAGGCAGTCTCTCCATGATTCTCACCATCGACTGGCCTGTCGATTTCATTATGTTTGAACgccggatatatatatatatatatatatatatatatatatatatatatatatatatatatatatatatatatatatatatatatatatatatatatatatatatatatatatatatatatatatatatatatatatatatatatatatatatatatatatatatatatatatatatatatatatatatatatatatatatatatatatatcagcaGAAATATATTTGGGGTGGTTTCAGAGAATACACCAAACGCCTCTTTAGTGAACCTCCTCGCCTCTCATTTTCAAGAAATATCTGTGCAATTTCTTAACGTATCAATAGCTTGCTTCATACCTGCTATTCGAATCCCACAGAGGAGACTTAACTTCCCAGCAGGACTGACGGGCAATTGAGTGTGATGAGATTGGCAGGACTGATTTCAGTATCTGTGAACTCTAGAGACCATTAACAACTGTGGCGTAACAACTGACCGAATTGTGGCGTAACAACTGGGCAATTTCTTAACGTAACAGAAGCTTGCTTCATACCTGCTGGTCGAATCCCATAGGAGAGAACCAACTTTCGAACAGGACTGCAGGACACTTGAGCGTGATGAAATTGGCAGGACTGATCCCACAATCTGTGAACTCTAGTGATCAATAAAAAGTTGCCGAATACAAGCGGAACATATCTGGGAAGGAATGTTTGTGGAAGCCCTAACGAATCCCGGCATAATGGTTTCGATCATCTTTGACGAGGTTACCGATCCAAATGGGAATTTATGGTTCATCTGAGAATAATAGAGCTGCACATCGAATTCGTGGTCCCCAAGCACTCCACAATTTATTTCACTCGAAGTGAAGGCCAACTTGGTGCATCAGTGTATCAACCTTGAGTACAAATGATCATTCCAGAAAGAGACTCAACTTCCCAGCAGGACAATAGAAGGTGATGCGATTGGTCGGATTGATCCCAGAATCTGTGAACTAGAGATCAATAATAGAGATTAAACGTATCAGTAGCATGCTTCATACCAGCTGGCTGAATCCGATAGATGAGACTCAACTTCTCAGCAGGACAATTGAGGGTGATGCGATTGGTCGGATTGATCCCAGAATCTGTGAACTAGAGATCAATAATAGAGATTATAACGTATCAGTAGCATGTTTCATACCAGCTAGCTGAATCCGATAGATGAGACTTAACTTCCCAGCAGGACAATTGAGAGTGATGAAATTGGCAGGACTGATCCCAGAATCTGTGAACTAGAGATAAAAAAGAGTTTccgaataatggcggaaaaactgtgcaatttcttaatgaaacagtaGCTTCTTTCATACCTGTTGGTCAAATCCCATGGAATAGACTCAACTTCCTAACCGGATTGCAGGACAATTGAGGGTGATGAGAATGATAGTACTGATCCCAGAATCTGTGAACTAGAGATCTATAAAAGAGTTGTCGAATAGGGGCGGAACAACTGCGCAATTTCGCAACGCTTGATTCAAGCCTTCTGGTCGAATCCCCAAGAAGAGACTCAACTTCCCAACAGGACTGCGGGACAATTGAGCGTGATAAGATTGGTAGAACTGATCCCAGAAACTATGAACAAGAGATAAATAGCCATAGCGTGCTTCATACTGCTGCTGCTCGAATCCGATAGATGAGACTCAACTTCCCAACAGGATGGCAGGACAATTGAACGGGGTGAGATTGATAGCACTGCAAACCAGATTCTGCGAACTGGAGAACAATAAAAGAGGTGCTCAATAGTGGCGCAGCAATTGAACTTcccacacttagactattcagtcacaatggactgaatagtctaagtgtgcctgatacatcggactgccacataacctaacctaacctaacaggaCTACAGGACAATTGAACGGGATGAAATTGGCAGGACTAATCCCAGAATCTGTGAAAGACCTAAGGAACCCAGGCATAATGTATCATATTATTTTTGACGAGGTTACTGAGGTTCTCGAAGTTCATAGAGTCGCACATCGAATTCGTGGTTTCCAAGCACTCCACAATTTATCTTACTCAAAGATAACTTGGTGTAATTAATAGTATATCCGCTTTGAGTACCAAGGATCATCCCAGTCTCGCTCGAATACCAAAAAACCAAGGTTTTCATCGGTGGTTTATCccctggtgaaatttctgagtgtttgaaacttctctaagtggttttaccacAATGTGAATCGCTATTCGAACTCTGCCATAAATTGAGCTAAAAATTGTAtcgtgaatagtctatgtgagtctAACAAGAtggcacctaacctaacctagggagccaccgtggtgcaatggttagcatgccctccttgcatacacaaagtcgtgggttcgattcctgctacgaccgaacaccaaaaagtttttcagcggtggattatccctcattacctcagtaatgctggtgacatttctgagggtttcaaagcttctctaagtggtttcactggaatgtgaaacgccgttcggactcggctataaaaaggaggtcccttgtcattgagcttaacatggaatcgggcagcactcagtgataagagagaagttcaccactgtggtatcacaatggactgaatagtctaagtgaacctgatacatcgggctgccacataacctaacttaacctaacctaacctaacctaacctaacctaacctaacctaacctaacctaacctaacctatcacttGCGGCAAGGCACCCAAAGTGCTAGCCCTTGAAGTAGTCACAATGCTGCTGTTGATTCGCCTTGACTTAACTGGAATTGAGTATATAACTAGACTCCTCCAGTTCTCCTAGGATTCATTCATTTATAATGAATTAATCCGTTGTTTGGATAAAGGgtagtgattccactactgaagtcAGTCAAAGACAGTTAAGAGCTAGACTTCCTATCAGTCATAAAGCTTCAGAATTACATGTAGCTACCAAAGTCAAATAAATATGCGCCATATCCATAGTACAAATCATGAACGTTGAAAaatatccgttcatgaaagtgaatcaacacacatgtggtgtcaaatggGGAATTGGCGGTGTCAAACtagcaacgataaaatgacaccatgcgtttccaaaaaaacatgaacaaccgttcatgatctgaaaacgtaagctacgaatttataacaaaaactTCACTACCGTGACTAGAACCTGGATTGTCTGTTTCATACGTGTTAACAATCGCCTTAGCCCATTGCACCACCGAAGAAGTTCGCATAAGAACATCtaacgaatttttttaagacttttcctggccaaagaaaaacgaaagccttTCATGAAACCGTGAATATTCCGTTTAGATTTTTtgcgaacgtttccgtttcattttgttaccgtccgtccACAATTTTGgaacgaatttttttattagtgcaATAATACAAAACGCTTACATAGATTGTTAAcatttattaaatttggaaagTCTACAATTTCAAGGGAGAGTTACAATTATCAATTCAATGGAAACGTATTGGAAACATGTGTGCCTTCTCTCATTTCTCTTTCTGAATATCATGGGAAACATTCGAGCCTCTCGATGGCGGAGGACACGatgaacaaaagaaaaaagcaAATATAATCAGACCCAATAGAATATTTAAATAGCCATAATTCTTTTGCCACGTCATGGGATGTGAAAAGAACTCTTGAAAACCTTCAAATGTAGACATTTTCTTTGAAGCTGCTTCACAATTTTTGATCTTCGTTCGATGGTCCAACGTCGATTTTGAAGCCGTAGAATAGTTGCAGGCCTTAGTCGTTGTGGTTGGATATATCTCTTTTGCATGATATATTCGAAAGGTTCTCTCATCTCGATTTGCATGCATAAATATCTTTGGGGAGATAATTAATTCTTGATATGCTGTATTCATTGGGAATTTCCTGGAGTTTCCATAGATATGTCTTATCGATGATTTGGGAATTTTGGATGAGAACCAAGGCACACGTTTTACGAAATTTatacagaacattttgcaaaggccaacatttttttttataattgaaaaaaaaaattatattattgaaTGAAATCAACTAGAACTAGAAAATATTTGTGTACTTAAAAAGGTAAATACCATGATGCAACAAAGCAGGGTATTGCCACAATTACAAGCACAACCTTCTGCTACATTGTTAAGCACATTTCGCTTAGAGTTGCTTCACCAAAGATCATTGTTATTCTACAGTCTGTGGTCATTTTCGAATTGAAATAGATGGTGTTTAAGGATTGGGAGATaacgtggtgaattggctggtaTGCACGCCTTCTATACAAGGGGTCATGGATCCAATCTAatttttgaccgaacaccaaaatgttatcAGTGATTACTTATCCACTCTCGGTAATCCTGGTGACAGTTCTGAATGTTTAAAgtttctcaaagtggtttcaccgttaagtgaaacgccgttcgggctataaaaaggagacgcCATATAatctggcagcactcattgctaagagagaagttcaccaccgcTAAATGAGcttaaaaataagtatatacagcagtaagttcggccgggccgaatcttaaatacccaccaccatgaattaaatatactagtttcctttgaaaatttaaggagggtttgatgacagatattttcccaagcagatcagttcaaccagtacgcttcccacagataaatgtaaagattttacctatgaaaaccagatcagattctgaatttataacaaccattttttgtttgagttttagaggaaccaTAAccatgtaagtgtgcaagaaaatgatgaaataacgccatgatttgaaatctaaaatctgtagaatgtcatcccaattatttgaatgattacgagaagtaaaatctggaaattttgcattccgtttcaagcaattttcatgatcagtgcgccttctataccctcaataagtgaaatcggtctaaatggaggccttaccaaatggaccgataaaactaaatcatatacactttgttatgggtctaaaatgccagtatattctcAATTTGTGGATAATCGgatcaaaactaaaattt
Encoded here:
- the LOC142239139 gene encoding uncharacterized protein LOC142239139, whose product is MFCINFVKRVPWFSSKIPKSSIRHIYGNSRKFPMNTAYQELIISPKIFMHANRDERTFRIYHAKEIYPTTTTKACNYSTASKSTLDHRTKIKNCEAASKKMSTFEGFQEFFSHPMTWQKNYGYLNILLGLIIFAFFFCSSCPPPSRGSNVSHDIQKEK